From the Thermus antranikianii DSM 12462 genome, the window ATCTTCACCATCATCAAGGCCCTCACCGACCTGGAACGGGCCGGGGACTACGCCATGCACGTGGCCGAGGACGCCCTCCTTTTGGCGCAGGAACCCCCCCTTAAGCGCTACGTCACCCTCCCCGAGATGGGCAAGCGGCTTCTGGAGATGATGGACACCCTGGGTAAGGCGGTGGCCGAGCGGGACCCTGGGCTTGCCCGCAAGGTGGTGGAGATGGACGACCAGGTGGATGGCCTCTACGAGGAGGTGACCCGGGAGCTCATCACCTACATGCTGGAAGACCCCCGCACCATCACCAAGGCCCTCACCCTCATGCGGGTGGCCCGCAGCTACGAGCGCCTGGGGGACCACCTGGAAAACGTGGGGGAAAGGGTGATCTACTGGCTCACCGGCGAAGTCTACAAGACCCCTGAGGACGTCTACTAAGAGGGGCCGCGGCGCACGAGAAGCCCGGGTTAACCCCCAAGGAGCGGGCGGCCCTCACCGAGGCCGAGGTCCTGTGCACCCTAGAGGCCTTCCCGGAACCCGACCGCACCCTGGCCCTGAGGCTCCACACCCTTATCGAACCCTGGGCCCCGGGGCTTTCCCCAAGGTTGGGGTACGGCATGCCCGCCTACAGCTGGAAGGGCAAGGTCCTGTGTTTCTTCCAACCCGTCCCCAAGTTCAAGACCCGCTACGCCACCTGGGCTTCACCGATCCAGCCCAGCTGGACGAGGGCACCTTCTGGCCCGTGGCCTTTGCCGTGAAGGCCCGAAGAGGAGGAAAAGGTTCGGGAACTCCTGCGCAAGGCCCTGGGAGAAGGCCTTGAGGAAGCCTAGTCGGCCTCCACCTCCTCCACCGCCTGGCGGCGGCCCGCCTTCCACTCCAGCCCCGCCCAGATGAAGTCCAAGAGGTCCCCGTCCAGGACGTTCTGGGGATCAAAGCGCATGAGGCCCGTGCGGTGGTCCTTCACGTACTGCTTGTCCAGGACGTAGCTACGGATCTGGCTTCCCCACTCGATGGGCCGCACCTCGCCCCGGAGCTTCCTGAGTTCCTCCTGCTTCTTCCTCCACTCCAGCTCGTAAAGCCGGGAGCGGAGGACCTTCATGGCCAGCTCCTTGTTCTTGATCTGGCTCCGGGTGGTCTGGCAGGTGACGGTGATCCCCGTGGGCAGGTGCACGATGCGCACGGCGCTATCGGTGGTGTTCACCCCCTGGCCCCCGTGCCCCTGGGAGCGGAACACGTCGATGCGCAGGTCCTCGGGCCGGATGACCACCTCCACGGTGTCGTCCACCTCGGGCATCACCTCTACCCCGGCGAAGGAGGTGTGGCGGCGCCCCGAGGCGTCAAAGGGGGAGGGACGGACCAGGCGGTGGACCCCCGCCTCGGGGGCGAGGAACCCATAAGCGTTCTCCCCCCGGACGATGATCTGGGCATAGTCGATGCCCGCCTCCGCCCCAGGGGTCACGTCCACCACCTCCACCTGGAACCCCTGGCGCTCGGCGAAACGGGTGTACATCCGCAAAAGCATCTCCGCCCAGTCGCAGGCCTCCGTACCCCCAGCCCCGGGCTGGATGGTGAGGATGGCGTTCTTCTCCGCGTGGGGGAAGGAAAGAAGGGTCTCGTGGTAAAGGCTTTCCAGCTTCTTGGCCGCCTCCAAAAGCTCAGGCCTAAGAACCTCCCGCTCCTCTGCGGGAAACTCCTGCCACAGCTCCAGGAGGCCCTCGAGGTCGCTCTCCAGGGAACGGAAGGTATCCACCGTGCGCCGCAAGCGGGCGGCTTCCTGGCTTATCCGCCTAGCCTCCTCCGGATTCTGCCAGAGGGCCGGGTCTTCCAAGCGTTTCTCCAGCTCCTTTAAACGGGCTTCCTTACCGGGGATGTCAAAGATACCCCCGGAGGCTTTCCAAGCGGGTGGCAAGAAGGTCCAGGTCCATACCTCCTTCAGTATACAGGCCTCAGCAGCGGAGCACAAGAACCCTTCACATTATGGCGCTCATATTTTATGCTAATCGCGGAGGTGACTATGGCACCCAACGGGTTGGCGAGAAAAGTCCACATGCCCTTCCCCCAAGGCCATGCCCAACGCCTTCCCGGGGCAAGGCGCCCCCCAATCCTCCCTTCCCCATCCCCGGACCTCCGCACCCTCATGCGAACCCTGGCCCAGGAATACCGGGAGTTCGTGGGGAAAGGGGATGAGGAGGAAGCCTGGACCCTTCTCGCCGCCAAGCTCGGGGGAGACCGGGCGGTGGCCCGGGAGGTGTGGGAAGCCCTCCACCGGGCGGGCCTGGGGGGCAAGGGATATAGCCCCGAGGAACACCGGAACCAACTTCTCCTCCGCTTCCTCGAGGCCCTGCGCCTTTTCCCCTAGGGCCTATTCCCTTGACCCACTCAAAGCTTTTCCTATCCCGCTAAACCCCTAGGCCATTCAGTCAGCGGCCAGTGGGGCCAAGGGAACCTCGGCCAGGCTCACCCTGGCCCCTAAGGCCTTCAGGCGCTCCTCCAGGTGCTCATACCCCCGTTCAAGAAAATAGACTCCTTCGATTTCGGAAACCCCCTCGGCGCTCAGGGCGGCCACCACCAACCCACCCCCGGCACGGATATCCAGGGCCTTCACCTGGGCCCCGTGCAACCGCTTCCCGTTCACCAGGAGGGTGCGGTCCCTCAGGTAAAGCTCAGCCCCCATCCGGGCCAGCTCCCCCACATGGGTGAAACGGTCCGGGTAAACCCGGTCGGTGATGGCGCTCTGCCCGGGAACCGTGGCCAGATAGGCGGTAACGATGGGCTGAAGATCCGTGGGGAAGCCGGGGTACTCCCGGGCCTCCACAAAGAAGGGCTTGGGATCAGGTACGGCCCAGAACCGCACCCAGTCCTTCCCCACCTCCACCCGGTGCCCGGACTGCTGAAGCTTATCCAAAAGGGCATCCAGGTGGTCGGGGCGCACCTCCCTTAGGGTGATGGATCCCCGGGTGGCCGCCGCCGCCAGGAGGTAGGTACCGGCCTCTATGCGATCGGGGATGATGCGGTAAGTACCCCCGCCAAGCCGCTTGGCACCCCGGATGTGCAGGATGGGGCTACCCAGACCATGGACCTCCACCCCCAGCATCTTGAGAAAGCGGCCCAGGTCCTCCACCTCCGGTTCCATGGCCGCCTGCACCAAGGTGGCCTCACCCCCAAGGGCCACCGCCAGCATGGCCTGCTCGGTCCCGCCCACCGTGGGCAGGTCGAAGACCACCCTTCCCGCAAGGGGACGGGTCCTTCGGGCGTAGAAGGTGTTCTCCTCCTCCACCACCTCGGCCCCCAGGGCCCGCAAGGCCTTCACGTGCTGGTCCACCGGCCTGGCCCCGAAGGCGCACCCCCCCGGCAGGGAGATTCGCCCCTCCCCCACCCGGGCAAGAAGGGCCCCCCAGACGATAAAGCTGGCCCGCATCTGCCCCACCAACTCATAGGGGGCGTGGGTGTTCCGGATCTCCGGGGTGTGCAGGTGGAGGGTGCGTCCTTCCCACTGGTAACGGGTGCCGAGGTGGGAAAGAAGCTCCAGCATCACCTCCACATCCCTCAGCCTGGGCACCTCCAAGAGGGTGATGGGCTCGGGTGTGAGGAGGCTCGCTGCCAGGATGGGCAAGGCGGCGTTTTTAGCCGGATAAACGCGCAGCTCGCCGGAAAGGGGCTGGCCTCCCTCAATCCGCAAGATCCTGCTGCCCCGCCGCGAGTCCTTGAACATCATACACACCTTACTCAAGGTGAGGATAAAAGGGACAATCCGCATTGTCAAGGGCATGCACCCTTTGCTACACTCTTCCAAGGGAAAGGGAAGGTATGCCCAAGAAGGAGAAGAAGCGGCTGCAGGTGGTCATCTCCGAGGAACAGGACGCCCTTCTCACCCGGGCGGCCTACGCCCTTTCCAGCCCGGAAAGGCTGGTCTCCAAGTCGGAGGTGGTGCGCCTGGCCATCGCCAAGATCGTGCAGGAGCTGGAGGGCAACAAGGAGGAGCTGGCCGAGCTCCTAAGGCAGCTGGAGCCCGAGGAATAAAATGACGGGCATGGTTCTAGGCGGGCGGTACCGCCTCGAGGCCTCCTTGGGTTCCGGGGGCATGGCTGAGGTGTGGCGGGCGGTGGACGAGCGCCTAGGCCGCAAGGTGGCGGTGAAGCTCCTCCATCCCCGGGCCCTGCCCCCCGAGAGGGAGCGGTTTCTCCTGGAGGTGCGGGCCCTCTCCCGCCTCTTTCATCCGGGCATCGTCCAGGTGCTGGACCTGGGAGAGGTGGAGGGGCGCCCCTACTTCGTGATGGAGCTGGTGGAGGGGGGTACCTTTGACCGCCTCGGTCCCTTTGAGGAGGGCCCGGAAGGGGAGAGGATCCTCGAGGCGGCCATCCAGGTGATGGAAGCCCTGGCCCACCTTCACGCCCAGGGCATCCTTCACCGGGACCTCACCCCCAAAAACATCCTCCTCACCAAGGAGGGGCATCCCAAGGTCATGGACTTTGGCCTGGCCTACCTTTTGCAGGAAAGCCGCCATCTAACCCGCACCGGGTACACCCTGGGCACCCCCACCTACATGGCCCCGGAACAGGCCAAGGGCCTGCCCCTTACCCCCCGGGCTGACCTCTACAGCCTGGGGGCGGTCCTCTACCGCACCCTCACCGGCAAACCACCCTTCGAAGGGGAAAACGATCAGGCAGTCCTCTTCCAGCACGTCTACGAGTCCCCTAAGCCTCCCCAGGCTTTGAACCCCACCATCCCTTCCGGGGTGGCGGAGGCGGTGCTCTCCCTTTTGGCCAAGCACCCGGAGGAAAGACCCTCCCACCCCAGCCTCTTCAAGAGCCCCCTGCAGGAGTTCCAAGCCCTTCGCCTTGCCACCCCCCGGGCCGGGTCCAGCCGCTCGGGCCACTATCCCCTGGCCCCTGACCCCCGCAGGCTTTCCCTGAAGGGGAAGGTGGACCTGGGAGGGGAGGCCGCCTGGCCCGGGGAGATGGTCTACGCCCACGGCCGGGTCTACCTGGGGGCGGGGCGGGGCCTGGTGGAGGTGGACCTCCTCTCGGGAACGGTACGCCGGGAAAACCTTCCCGAGGAGGTCACCGCTCCCCCGGTGGTCCGGG encodes:
- the murA gene encoding UDP-N-acetylglucosamine 1-carboxyvinyltransferase → MMFKDSRRGSRILRIEGGQPLSGELRVYPAKNAALPILAASLLTPEPITLLEVPRLRDVEVMLELLSHLGTRYQWEGRTLHLHTPEIRNTHAPYELVGQMRASFIVWGALLARVGEGRISLPGGCAFGARPVDQHVKALRALGAEVVEEENTFYARRTRPLAGRVVFDLPTVGGTEQAMLAVALGGEATLVQAAMEPEVEDLGRFLKMLGVEVHGLGSPILHIRGAKRLGGGTYRIIPDRIEAGTYLLAAAATRGSITLREVRPDHLDALLDKLQQSGHRVEVGKDWVRFWAVPDPKPFFVEAREYPGFPTDLQPIVTAYLATVPGQSAITDRVYPDRFTHVGELARMGAELYLRDRTLLVNGKRLHGAQVKALDIRAGGGLVVAALSAEGVSEIEGVYFLERGYEHLEERLKALGARVSLAEVPLAPLAAD
- the prfB gene encoding peptide chain release factor 2 (programmed frameshift), translating into MDLDLLATRLESLRGYLDIPGKEARLKELEKRLEDPALWQNPEEARRISQEAARLRRTVDTFRSLESDLEGLLELWQEFPAEEREVLRPELLEAAKKLESLYHETLLSFPHAEKNAILTIQPGAGGTEACDWAEMLLRMYTRFAERQGFQVEVVDVTPGAEAGIDYAQIIVRGENAYGFLAPEAGVHRLVRPSPFDASGRRHTSFAGVEVMPEVDDTVEVVIRPEDLRIDVFRSQGHGGQGVNTTDSAVRIVHLPTGITVTCQTTRSQIKNKELAMKVLRSRLYELEWRKKQEELRKLRGEVRPIEWGSQIRSYVLDKQYVKDHRTGLMRFDPQNVLDGDLLDFIWAGLEWKAGRRQAVEEVEAD
- a CDS encoding protein kinase domain-containing protein — translated: MTGMVLGGRYRLEASLGSGGMAEVWRAVDERLGRKVAVKLLHPRALPPERERFLLEVRALSRLFHPGIVQVLDLGEVEGRPYFVMELVEGGTFDRLGPFEEGPEGERILEAAIQVMEALAHLHAQGILHRDLTPKNILLTKEGHPKVMDFGLAYLLQESRHLTRTGYTLGTPTYMAPEQAKGLPLTPRADLYSLGAVLYRTLTGKPPFEGENDQAVLFQHVYESPKPPQALNPTIPSGVAEAVLSLLAKHPEERPSHPSLFKSPLQEFQALRLATPRAGSSRSGHYPLAPDPRRLSLKGKVDLGGEAAWPGEMVYAHGRVYLGAGRGLVEVDLLSGTVRRENLPEEVTAPPVVRGGVYVAAWDGRVRRFKAQALEWSADTGAEITAAPLVLGERVFVASRDGSLYAFERDRLLYRFQAGGHLSASPTFHRGLLFLASEDGFLYALDPDTGALRYKVRTGPVHAPVAAYRGVLFIPTWEGEVYAFDPLSRETLWNTAVEGEIWGGLALDEERVYVAAWDGVLRALDQATGEEVWSLEVGKVTAGLSYAAGHVYVATEEGRFLAVDQRGQVVFEATGLGAVQVPPLPLSQEILVANLAGKLFRFGVG
- the phoU gene encoding phosphate signaling complex protein PhoU — its product is MREVLDKALNELVGETLRMLSLVREMTQKATEALVEGNRVKAEEVIAKDQEVDALELKIENQAVAVIARHQPVASDLRLIFTIIKALTDLERAGDYAMHVAEDALLLAQEPPLKRYVTLPEMGKRLLEMMDTLGKAVAERDPGLARKVVEMDDQVDGLYEEVTRELITYMLEDPRTITKALTLMRVARSYERLGDHLENVGERVIYWLTGEVYKTPEDVY